The region TCCACCCCCCACGACTATATGCCAAAACTTGAAGACCTTCCATTTTTGATAACTTAAATCAAAGAGACTCGGCAATTCCTCACATTTGATAAGCTGAAACCTGGATATATCTGAAACTTTTGCTTGACCAATTATTTAATGTTAAGCAACTGTCATATTTAAGTGTATGTGGCTCAACACAGAGGAAAGCAGCaaatactgaaaaagaaagcaaatttaaacagtttaaattaTTGTCATATGCATTAGAAGCTGGGTAGTAATGCATCCTTTTGCCTTCGCTACCTTCATATAATACAAGAGACAAATCTGCTAGAATAAAGTTAAATAaggtaaataataataatttaagttAAACTTTTCCACCAACTGCTACAAGATACAGTTCACTTGTTCAACCTGCACAGAAACTTTTCGAAACAGCGAACATCAAAACGGACTTTAGCTGCCAAATGCGGACAGAAACATATGCTATGTTCTCTGATCATATATAATAACCGATAATGTTGTTAAGTGTTTCTCACTCACCTTCTCGGGTCCATACAGCTTGTCGGCGTATTCACTGAGCAGATTGAAGGCCTCCGCGGTGCACTTCCTCTCATTCATATTGCATGTGATGAGGATCCCCTCCATGCCCACCTCCAGCTCTCGGGAGCCCTTCCACCGCTTGTTGTGGTGGCCGGCCACATACCGCTTCTTGCTCCGTTTCCTGGACTCGTTTTGCGCGGCTGACATGTTCGCAGTGAGGCTTATGTGCTGGCTCAAACTGGCTCGTACTGAAGCTCAGTGGCAGGACACTTGTTTGGTAACTCCTTTATTAGCCGTTAGCTGACCAGCTGAGGCTAACACACGCTTTCCGGGATTTTAAACCTGCAGCGCCTACAATGTAAAAGCAACGAGGAGTTCGCGTTTTAGCCTCCACATGCGTTCAAGTTAAAACTGTGGCTGCTTCTGGTTTCAGGGAAGGACGTCTCATTCAGTCACAACACCACACGCTTTTTGGTGGCCCTGTACGGCGAGCGAGGAGGGACAAAGACATTCTCGCGAATCAGAAGTAGAGTTCAACTCACCGCGCACTTCCTAAGCTGAAAGGCTTGTAACCTgctcagtgctgagcctgagcCCACTGCAGTTTTACACTACTGAagattaactgaagctcctgacctgtgtCTGCATAATACAGGAGCTTATTTCATTAAGCACAATAATCACAAATACAATTGtctttatatatattcatatttatatatttatttatttattaaacatcCAGAGCAGTAACATAAATGTGatcatgcaaaaataaatttatttttgcatgatCACAGTTATTAGTGTTATATTGATTCATACATGACAAATGCCCAGTGCAAATGTCTTAAAATTTATGTGCGCAAAAAAATTCCAACGTACTCAATTTTCAATTATGTTAAGTATATAAAAGCAaccatttagctgttttttggGCACTGATAAAACTTGCTAATTGAAAATCAGTAACTAAAATTGGAATTGATAGCTtcagcatttaaaatgttagTTAAATAAAGGCTGTGATTTGTATGTACTTCATAAAAGGAGAACTGTATAATACACgtagaataaataaaatgtcctgCATTATCACCGAGCCTCTCTTAAgaggtttttccttttttttttccaatattaGAGAAGGttcagcagagacacaggtTAACCAACAAAATACAGTAATTCAGGAACCATTCAGGATTGATTAAACTTTGCATTGAAAACGTCTCAGTGTCATGGTGACTGGTGTGAAGGAGCAGGTCCAGCTGCTTCTCCAACACGTTAGTAGCTTTTTCTTAGTGTTGACCTTTGTTGTGGATGACAGAGCAGTGTCGAGTTGATCTGACAGAGTGAAACAGAGGATCTTACAGCAGGAGAGGCCACTACACTGCTCTTCATCAGAGAGGACTCCCATTTGAAGAACTCACATCCCTTCTGGATCCTGCCTTCGCTGCCTGACCGTCGGACCGGGCAGCAGTAAAACCCTCGGCCGTGGTTTGGACCACCGTTGGACACGACCTGCCGCTTTGCACGACGGCCGCATGAGCACAGCGGGGATGTGatcctctgtcctcctttcatTGTCACAGAAATCGAGGAACGATTGGTACATGATGAGGGTGTGTTGGCTGACAAAGAGCAGAGGACATTCTTGGGGGTGTACAGAGAGCTACATGAGGACAGACGGGATGGCGCAGCAACACGTTTTGCTTGGTCAGCGTAGATGGTAAAGGAAGACTTTGGAGTGTCTTTGTGCTTTCCGTTTTGTGTGATGACTGGTTTGGGCTTTGCAAATGAGGTATTGGGAGTGGAGGTCTTTCCTGGGATGAAAGGTTTGTGCCTGAGCAGAGAGGGTGGGTTTGTTTTAGAGTTGTTTGGGGCTCCATCCGTCTTCCCTTGGAGTGGCAGAAAGGTTTTAAGTCCTATTTCATGCCGATTTGTTTTGGAGCCCCAAGTGACAGTCTTAGGCACAGCAAAATATGTCTCAGGCTCTGAGATTGTTGAGTGCTGACCCGTCTTATTCAACTGCTCCGTTATCATCGTCTTTGTAAATACAGACGTTGAGGATAATTCACTGGTTTTAGAGTTGTTTCCAGCACTCACGTTGTCCCTTAATGTGACACGACCCCCTGTTAAATGTGAATTGTCAGACTCTTCCCACACATGACATCCACTGTCAAAATCTGACATGTACTCAGCATCACATTCTCTATCAGCTTCATTAATAACGTCATCACCCTCCAACACCACGTCATCATATGAACCAcacctctcctctgtttccacTAAAagttcttctctttcctcttcggCCACAAGTTTCGCTTCTGCTCCGGTTTTTGAGAGCTGGTTCGGGTGAGGTAGATGAGAAAGGTAGCCCAGAGTAGTAGAACACATGACAAGGCTTTTGTTGGTGTTACTGTGCAGTGAAGTACCGTTTACCATAACTGAAGAGGAAAGGTTAGTGACAGCTTCTGAAATACCAGACCTCCTGCTGCGTCCCCACAGTGGTGTAGTTGTCCCATTCAGAAGTGTCGTGGGTGAGATCAGGTTTTGAACAGATTCCTGAACTGAACTTGAGTTTTCCTTTGTGTCTAAATTAATTGTATTTTTGTCCGAACCTGATTTTATTTGACATGATTTAGGAGGTACCTTAGATGATGACGGTTCATTTGTCGTAAGattattttcctctttattgGTGTTGGGTTTTGCTTTCTTCttgtctgcagctgtgtttccaAACACAGGTTTTACCATTGATGGGGTCTATGAGAAGAAGATGAGAGATGTAATCAGCAACTCATTCTGGATTTTCCTTGAAACTGTATGGCcaaataaattgtgtttataGTTACTTGTGCTGTATTCTACAGCCCCTTAAGCTGCATGTTTATTttactcttctttctttcccagACTCCAgaaagatttatttaaaatttcacatttcatcaaatattttaaaaactgcacCCCGTAAAAGTCTGGAAGATCACGATTTATGATTTGCAGCAGTCcagttttatatttgtttatttatattacaaaatctacaaaaaatttaaaaaatttgacACGTAAAATGTCTCTGAACTAAACAAGCTTCATCTGTGAGGATCTCCATATATTGCAGTCATCATCCATCCATTGGTTTTGGTtttagagacagacagggagctGGGTATTTAGGAACTGGGATGCATCGTTGGATGATGGCCACTCACCCTCTCAAGGCTTCTAGTGATCTTCATCACACACCCATCCCTCATCATCCTCGCTGCCAGCTTAGCTGTGTTTCGGGCATCATCCAAACCTGAGGAAAGAAGCAAAACAAGACATACAGGTTTAGATTATGTCTTATTTTCTATGTATaattatttggactttttttggaatttgaatttttgttctttttttgtaccTGAATGTTCTCTCCCAGAAAACTGTATTCCTAGATCTTGCAGTGCCCCATTCAGGCCTTTGGGCCTTCTGTTGTAAAAGAGCtggaaaatgcagaaaaaggaTTTATTACATGAGGGTCAAAAGGATTAGGCCTTATCAAACTGATAAGTCAATTGACAGAACAGTATATTAACAAAAATTTGTTTAATCGGTTAATAAGTCATTGGTAATAATTCATTGGTATATTAATCAATTATAAAGTCTGTTGCTTGGTCATAATCATAAGTGAGAGCATGAAAGACAGCAAAGGAGAAAGCAAGTGAGCTTCCACTTACTCTGTATGTACTTCTCAGGTCTATCCAGCTGTTGAGCACATCAGGTTTATGGAGCTGTTTGCGTTTACACTCGTACTGCAAACAAACTCCTAGATCCCAGTCTGACACACAACGCAAATGGAGGACATTTAAATTGACGGTCATTTAATTTTCCATATATCAGTAATTTCAATAATTCAAACATGCTATTCCTctaatgcagtgttttgttgcATGTGATATGTATTACATTCCTATCTACAAATACAAAGAATTCAAAGTTCTTGTAAAAGTTGTTGTgcctgaattaaaaaaaaaaagacattttagttGACATTTTGTGTGATCTTTTTTCCATTGCAGGAAAGAACCTCTTGAACTGAGCCAAGATCTGGGGAGGAGGCTCACAGGGTTCATGACTAACAATTAACGGTAACTGAGGAAGCAGAATTGGAGACCAACAAAAAAGACTTTTACCTGACCATGTGAGGAAAGTGCACAGTTTTTGAGAAGGTGAAGGTGCAGAACACCTCTGTTGTTTGTTGGGAAAGACCACCCCCATCTCAAGCTGCAGATTTTGGAGCCAGCGGCAGAACCGAGAAAGGCAGATCTGGAGGGGGATCCCTGCCTCAACTTGCatctgtgagacagaaaaacaaagctgtcaGATATAAAGTAAAACTATATACAAGTAAACAGAACTAGAAAGCGCAGTGGTCTTTGTAGCTGTATATTTTTGGCTTTGCACAGGCACCTGTGTAATCCCTGTCAGCTCGGTGCAGAACTTGGACAGAATGGGGTGCTCCTGGGGTTGAACATATGTGTGAAACTCAGACTCGACTTCCCCTGTTGAGGTGTTCAGCAGAACTGCAGGAAACTCAACTACAGAAGGGTGGAAAAGATAAGAGGTCCTGTAtgaaatactaaaaaaaatacaactaatAAAATAAGCAGTGCTACTTACTAATTTCCTGGCTGtagttgtttttctctctccagcaAGTGGATTCAAAGTCAATCACAATCAGGTATGAAAATATTTGATCTGAAAGGAGGCACAGTATTATTCAACCGCCAGGGAATCAAATACTGACTCTCTATACACATTATCAAATCAGATGACCATACTCACTTGATACCAGTGATTTCTTTGATCCAGAGGAAGACTGACTCCGCTGCCTTAATAATCCGAGTTCTCtgtggagggatggagggaagaagaactTAAATTAGCCCCAACAGGACCGATCTTTCGTGACTGTAAATGCTCTCACGCTAAACCAAAAATCTGCAAATTCGTGCAGTTTGAGCGAGAACTACTATTACTTTTTAGTGAATAAAACACGTACAAGTAATGATGACCTTTAAAGACTTTACGGACTTCATACGCTCAActtaacacaacacagacattcaaatgtttctttgtctttcctgtTTGTTATTTCAGTTGGCTGTGCAGCTAGTTAACAGGCTAATGGCTGCTGGTTTATGTTACTTACTTGGCCAGTTTCTTTGTAGACATATCTTTTCCTTGAACCCGGGAACCGAGCCTTGTCACTACTCTTACAGATAAAAAACGTAAAATCATGAAAGAGTCTTGGTAGTAGCTACTTTAGAAGACGCAAAGAAATCgcgctatttttttttaaatacgcATCCATCATTTCTGAGCTCGATTACTTTTGCCTGCAAGGAATAATCAACTACCGAAACAAATAGTCGatcatagaaaaaaaatcaagtttcCCGCAATTTATCGTGGTACACTTCCGGTTAGACAAATTCCtatcaaaacaaaagcacaaagacgaatttttaaaaaatgtgtatgaTGATATAGTGCCTTTTTAACGACAAAGCTTGATTTTTCACACATATTTAATCAAATCTACTGAGTTTTAGCTAATGGTACTGATTTATAGGTACTACAACAGTCAAAACattagtttatttttaaagttacaAATCGGAAGTAGTGCTGCTATATTTCAACTTTATGTGACAGTGTAACGTGCGGCGGTGTGTGCCTTAGCCATGTGTTTTTAACTAGTAACAGTGGTGGAAAACTGTGAATTTGGAACCAGTTGGGCCAATAACATCTGGTATTTACACAGTTTTACTCTCGTTTTCGCTCTCACTTAGATATACTCCTGACTTGTAAATGTCTTAGTGTAAATCATTTTTAACGTGTTGGCTAGTTAGGTGTGTTgtctttcctgtgtgttgtgCTCATAAAGAACCATTAAACTGACCCCAGAGAGAAGTTAACCCACTAAACCAGCATGACAAGGAGCTCTTCAACTCTCACTATTGTTAGAGACCTTTAAAAGTTCACATTCCTCACGTTGATGTGGAATACACCATAGCATAAGGCTGTTTTGATGAAGACTTAATGTGAAATTCCAATAAATTCACCGGCAAGTACAGATAAATACTACACTTACTCTATTTACCTGGCAGTTGCGgcacaaatacagtaaacacGTTATTATACAGTCACTAGCATCTAATGCACACATCTTCTCGTGACCCGCTAGTTTTAGTCAGTCTTTGGTCTGTTGACGatataaaacaagacatttgaaaatgacAAGGATGATATATTTGATTCTTGACTGTCTGATACTCAGAAAATATTGAGGTTAGATACACAGTCCTAGCTGTTTGAACTCATGGCTCCTCTGTTCTGCCTTCATCTGCCCCTTTAAAGCAGTGAAAATTAAAAGAGGAGTATATGTTGAACTTCGATGTACATAAACCCGTGTTGAATTTATACAGTTCATAAGTCACAGCTAGAGCTCATttcaaatatgtgtttttatttcgcGGTAGAAACATCAGCTTGAACATGGAGCCTTCATCGGCAGCAGCAAcgagcaacagagagagaagaaagaacatTGCCCCCCCAACATATCATGAGAAGGCCAAGAGATTAAAAACTGAGCAGGAAAGTGAAGGGGTGATGGAGTGTGCACATTCGCCCCGCTTACCGAGGATCTCTGTGCTGCCTGACTGGCTCCAACAACCAATTACACTGAATGagctgacagagctgctgcatTATGCCGCCCTGGGGAAAACAGGTGGCATCAAACAGCCCAGGTAATGACTTTAGTAGCAAGGTGTGATCGGCTCTCATCAAATAACTGGTTTTAACTTACTTATGTTGTGTCATTGTACTTCAGCAGTCATAAAGACATGTTGACTACACccacttctgttttttaaatcaaatttttctgtcatcatcctcctgtctctctgctaGTTGGTGCCGTCTCCACCACCAGAGGAAGGTTAAAGGTGTGAATGCTGTTATCGTGGAGGGTCTGACCCAGAGTCACTTTTACAAGCACTACCTCACTCTGCGACACCTCAGGACCAGCTACAACTCTGTAAGTATCCAGAAGAGATGGAAATGTAGAGACATAGATGATTTAATGAGAGAAATTCTATTCACAGTGTCAGCATTTTGGATTTTTATGTCTGCCTTTATCGGCCTGTTACAGAGGGTCACCTTCACTCCATCATCCAGCAACGTAGCGTCTGGAATCTTCATCAGTGAAGTTCCTAAATCAGATAATCCATCACTTTCCCAAACAAACAAGGAAAGCAGTGGATTACACAAAGGTGAGAATCACGTATGCACATATGTTCTGATATGAATGAAATATTAGTATAACATGAGACTGTTGTCTAAGAAATAGTTGTCATAAGATCATGTGCCTGCACAACTTTGCCTTTTCCTAATTTCTTAAGAGCAGCAGTGGAATATAACTAAGTACTTAAtaacaattttgaggtacttagACTTTATTTAAGCGTCCATAACACTTCAGAGTTAAatattatgtttctgtttcactaCATTTACTTTACAGCTtaagttactagttacttttaTGTTATGATTTTTGCTGATGATTATATTGAGGTGTTTTGTCAAGTATCTCCCAGCTTTAGTTGTTTTctctcagggtttttttttgctcttgttcttaactgtgaatgtttgtgtaaatTTGTGTACTGTTGCAGCACTGAAGAATCACCCAGTAATCACCAAGTTtgggacacagaggagagggcTCACAGTGTATGTACTCACCCAGGAGGAGATGATCAAGAGACACTACCCTGTCAAAGGTGAATCTCTTCCTGACTGGTCCACAGTATGCCAGCTAACCTCGAAAACACAAGAAAGATGTGCTTCCACTTTAGCGTTTTTAGGTTTTACTGCCACTCTGCTCCTGCTTGCCTCTTCATCCACTGTGGAG is a window of Toxotes jaculatrix isolate fToxJac2 chromosome 4, fToxJac2.pri, whole genome shotgun sequence DNA encoding:
- the eri2 gene encoding ERI1 exoribonuclease 2, which translates into the protein MILRFLSVRVVTRLGSRVQGKDMSTKKLAKELGLLRQRSQSSSGSKKSLVSNQIFSYLIVIDFESTCWREKNNYSQEIIEFPAVLLNTSTGEVESEFHTYVQPQEHPILSKFCTELTGITQMQVEAGIPLQICLSRFCRWLQNLQLEMGVVFPNKQQRCSAPSPSQKLCTFLTWSDWDLGVCLQYECKRKQLHKPDVLNSWIDLRSTYRLFYNRRPKGLNGALQDLGIQFSGREHSGLDDARNTAKLAARMMRDGCVMKITRSLERTPSMVKPVFGNTAADKKKAKPNTNKEENNLTTNEPSSSKVPPKSCQIKSGSDKNTINLDTKENSSSVQESVQNLISPTTLLNGTTTPLWGRSRRSGISEAVTNLSSSVMVNGTSLHSNTNKSLVMCSTTLGYLSHLPHPNQLSKTGAEAKLVAEEEREELLVETEERCGSYDDVVLEGDDVINEADRECDAEYMSDFDSGCHVWEESDNSHLTGGRVTLRDNVSAGNNSKTSELSSTSVFTKTMITEQLNKTGQHSTISEPETYFAVPKTVTWGSKTNRHEIGLKTFLPLQGKTDGAPNNSKTNPPSLLRHKPFIPGKTSTPNTSFAKPKPVITQNGKHKDTPKSSFTIYADQAKRVAAPSRLSSCSSLYTPKNVLCSLSANTPSSCTNRSSISVTMKGGQRITSPLCSCGRRAKRQVVSNGGPNHGRGFYCCPVRRSGSEGRIQKGCEFFKWESSLMKSSVVASPAVRSSVSLCQINSTLLCHPQQRSTLRKSY